A stretch of Miscanthus floridulus cultivar M001 chromosome 13, ASM1932011v1, whole genome shotgun sequence DNA encodes these proteins:
- the LOC136500797 gene encoding grpE protein homolog 2, mitochondrial-like isoform X2, with protein sequence MAAAARLLARISKRGVASVALAGVARRRPEAASLLGATVLAAVEPCASIKRFRFLTSAPHQDDKETNKHTDDGVNKSVGVSTEASSEANNVPGTEKAQEADSEDLDLSKVDLVKLLLEKDESLKSKDEEFKDMKDKVLRSYAEMENVLARTKRESENTKKYSIQSFSKSLLDVADNLSRASSVVKESFSKIDSSNNSDEAVPLLKTLLEGVEMTEKQLGEVFKKFGVEKFDPLNEKFDPNRHYAFFQIHDPSKPSGTVAAVVKVGYMLHDRVLRPAEVGVTEGGPTEEEPEEKSS encoded by the exons ATGGCGGCGGCCGCGCGCCTCCTCGCGCGAATCTCCAAGCGGGGCGTCGCCTCTGTGGCGCTGGCGGGGGTGGCGAGGCGGCGGCCGGAGGCGGCGTCGCTCCTGGGGGCGACTGTGCTGGCGGCGGTGGAGCCCTGCGCTTCGATCAAG AGGTTTAGGTTTTTAACTTCAGCCCCCCATCAAGATGATAAGGAGACAAACAAACACACAGATGATGGGGTTAATAAAAGCGTTGGAGTGAGTACTGAAGCTTCAAGTGAAGCCAATAATGTGCCTGGAACCGAGAAGGCACAGGAAGCAG ATTCAGAAGATCTAGACCTATCAAAGGTGGACCTTGTGAAGCTGCTTCTTGAGAAAGACGAATCACTGAAGTCTAAAGATGAAGAGTTTAAAGATATGAAGGATAAGGTCCTACGCAGCTATGCTGAGATGGAGAATGTCCTTGCCAGAACAAAGCGTGAGTCAGAGAACACCAAGAAGTATTCCATACAG AGCTTCTCCAAGAGCTTATTAGATGTTGCAGACAATTTGTCTCGGGCGTCATCTGTTGTCAAGGAAAGTTTCTCAAAGATAGATTCATCTAACAATTCTGATGAAGCTGTACCACTACTAAAAACCCTACTAGAGGGTGTTGAGATGACTGAGAAGCAACTTGGAGAG GTCTTCAAGAAGTTTGGAGTTGAAAAGTTTGATCCTTTGAATGAGAAGTTTGATCCAAACAGGCACTATGCCTTTTTCCAAATTCATGATCCTTCAAAACCGTCGGGGACTGTTGCTGCTGTTGTGAAG GTTGGCTACATGTTACATGATCGTGTTCTTCGCCCCGCTGAAGTCGGTGTCACTGAAGGTGGTCCAACTGAAGAAGAGCCAGAGGAGAAATCTAGCTAA
- the LOC136500797 gene encoding grpE protein homolog 2, mitochondrial-like isoform X1: MAAAARLLARISKRGVASVALAGVARRRPEAASLLGATVLAAVEPCASIKRFRFLTSAPHQDDKETNKHTDDGVNKSVGVSTEASSEANNVPGTEKAQEAGSLDSVSKSSRKRTTKRTAFSDSDSEDLDLSKVDLVKLLLEKDESLKSKDEEFKDMKDKVLRSYAEMENVLARTKRESENTKKYSIQSFSKSLLDVADNLSRASSVVKESFSKIDSSNNSDEAVPLLKTLLEGVEMTEKQLGEVFKKFGVEKFDPLNEKFDPNRHYAFFQIHDPSKPSGTVAAVVKVGYMLHDRVLRPAEVGVTEGGPTEEEPEEKSS, from the exons ATGGCGGCGGCCGCGCGCCTCCTCGCGCGAATCTCCAAGCGGGGCGTCGCCTCTGTGGCGCTGGCGGGGGTGGCGAGGCGGCGGCCGGAGGCGGCGTCGCTCCTGGGGGCGACTGTGCTGGCGGCGGTGGAGCCCTGCGCTTCGATCAAG AGGTTTAGGTTTTTAACTTCAGCCCCCCATCAAGATGATAAGGAGACAAACAAACACACAGATGATGGGGTTAATAAAAGCGTTGGAGTGAGTACTGAAGCTTCAAGTGAAGCCAATAATGTGCCTGGAACCGAGAAGGCACAGGAAGCAGGTTCACTTGATTCTGTATCCAAGTCTAGCAGGAAGAGAACTACTAAACGAACTGCATTTTCTGATTCAGATTCAGAAGATCTAGACCTATCAAAGGTGGACCTTGTGAAGCTGCTTCTTGAGAAAGACGAATCACTGAAGTCTAAAGATGAAGAGTTTAAAGATATGAAGGATAAGGTCCTACGCAGCTATGCTGAGATGGAGAATGTCCTTGCCAGAACAAAGCGTGAGTCAGAGAACACCAAGAAGTATTCCATACAG AGCTTCTCCAAGAGCTTATTAGATGTTGCAGACAATTTGTCTCGGGCGTCATCTGTTGTCAAGGAAAGTTTCTCAAAGATAGATTCATCTAACAATTCTGATGAAGCTGTACCACTACTAAAAACCCTACTAGAGGGTGTTGAGATGACTGAGAAGCAACTTGGAGAG GTCTTCAAGAAGTTTGGAGTTGAAAAGTTTGATCCTTTGAATGAGAAGTTTGATCCAAACAGGCACTATGCCTTTTTCCAAATTCATGATCCTTCAAAACCGTCGGGGACTGTTGCTGCTGTTGTGAAG GTTGGCTACATGTTACATGATCGTGTTCTTCGCCCCGCTGAAGTCGGTGTCACTGAAGGTGGTCCAACTGAAGAAGAGCCAGAGGAGAAATCTAGCTAA